The proteins below are encoded in one region of Lactuca sativa cultivar Salinas chromosome 3, Lsat_Salinas_v11, whole genome shotgun sequence:
- the LOC128132856 gene encoding uncharacterized protein LOC128132856, whose product MTGRKEELREFQSLKDGGCVKYGNNSYGTIKGYGMITNGDFSIRKVAYVEGLQHNLTSVSQLLVGTGLKVSFDDEGSEIIEKQSKKVLLKSERKGEMYPLNLNPIRGKPAIYLLSKKSDAMPKLKSFIKQVKVQLRMLKVQRSNSALGEIFPESGQVSVPISNLFEGYIQLFDEPEKAENS is encoded by the exons atgacaggaaggaaggaagagctgagggagtttcaGTCCCTAAAGGATGGTGGATGTGTGAAGTATGGCAATAACTCATATGgcacaatcaaaggatatggtatgataaccaatggagacttttcTATTCGAAAAGTAGCTTATGTggaaggattgcagcataacctcacGAGTGTGTCACAATTACTTGTGGGAACAGGTTTgaaggtttcattcgatgatgagggctctgaaataattgagaagcaaTCCAAAAAGGTTTTGTTAAAGTCTGAACGcaagggagagatgtatcctttGAATCTCAACCCAATTCGAGGAAAACCAGCCATATACCTGCTATCAAAG aaatcagatgcgATGCCCAAGTTGAAGTCGTTCATCAAGCAAGTGAAAGTACAACTACGAATGCTG aaagttcaaaggAGCAATAGTGCCTTGGGGGAAATATTTCCTGAATCAggacaagtctcggttccaatatccaACTTATTTGAAGGGTACATTcagctatttgatgaaccagagaaagcagaAAACTCATAA